A section of the Candidatus Cloacimonadota bacterium genome encodes:
- a CDS encoding mechanosensitive ion channel family protein, whose amino-acid sequence MIVLLKKLTKRIVTNRFSPQSELLIVRFVYYLSMLILLVSVLNEFGFKLSALLGAAGVVGIAIGFASQTSVSNIISGIFLISEKPFVAGDFIEVAGIRGTVESIDLLSLKLKTPDNQFVRVPNETMIKTEVINLTRFPSRRINIKVSVAYKEDLNKVCRLLEEIAASEPLALKEPAPLIAVDDFGPYSVDFLFGVWGKTDDYIDLKSSLMIRIKETLNTNNVEIPFPHVSLYAGEASKPIIINNEGSANT is encoded by the coding sequence CTGATCGTGTTGCTGAAGAAACTCACCAAGCGGATCGTCACGAACAGATTTTCGCCCCAGAGCGAACTTCTGATCGTGCGCTTTGTGTATTACCTCAGCATGCTGATCCTGCTGGTGAGCGTCCTGAATGAATTTGGCTTCAAGCTTTCAGCTCTACTGGGCGCGGCTGGCGTGGTTGGCATAGCCATCGGTTTTGCCTCCCAGACCAGCGTGTCGAATATCATCAGCGGAATCTTCCTGATCTCTGAAAAGCCCTTTGTGGCGGGTGACTTTATCGAGGTCGCGGGAATCCGCGGAACCGTTGAAAGCATCGACCTTCTCTCGCTGAAGCTGAAAACCCCGGACAACCAGTTCGTGCGGGTACCAAATGAGACCATGATCAAGACAGAGGTAATCAACCTCACAAGGTTTCCCTCGCGCAGGATCAACATCAAGGTTAGCGTGGCCTACAAGGAAGACCTGAACAAGGTTTGCAGGCTGCTGGAAGAAATCGCGGCATCTGAACCGCTGGCCCTGAAAGAGCCGGCTCCACTGATCGCGGTGGATGATTTTGGCCCATACAGCGTTGATTTTCTTTTTGGCGTCTGGGGCAAAACTGATGATTATATTGATCTTAAATCTTCCCTGATGATCCGCATCAAGGAGACTCTAAACACCAACAATGTCGAAATTCCTTTCCCGCATGTATCGCTTTACGCGGGAGAGGCATCCAAACCTATAATTATTAACAACGAAGGAAGTGCCAACACATGA
- the wecB gene encoding UDP-N-acetylglucosamine 2-epimerase (non-hydrolyzing): protein MKIAQIVGARPQFVKLAPLSRLIRESHTEIIIHSGQHYDIKMNDVFFRDMQIPAPDHNLNIGSGSQGVQTAEILSALEAVLEKESPDWVIVYGDTNTTLAGALAAAKLGLRTAHVEACLRSFNRAMPEEINRVVADHLADLLLCPTPTAMENARREGLQGKARLVGDIMTDSLKLGLELAEGFSDILADLSLQAGSFSLLTLHRPYNVDDPARLEHILKGLNSLGKTIVFPVHPRTRNVLAQLNPKNFSCLRFIEPLSYLDFISLMGAADMVLTDSGGIQKESYIIGKPCVTLRSETEWTETVDTGWNLLLPVDSSSFPNAILDFQPPSGRPELYGSDVSRKILDVLEQ, encoded by the coding sequence ATGAAAATAGCCCAAATCGTTGGCGCCAGGCCCCAATTTGTGAAATTGGCCCCGCTTTCGCGCTTGATCCGAGAAAGCCATACTGAGATAATCATCCACAGTGGCCAGCATTACGACATCAAGATGAACGATGTTTTCTTCCGGGACATGCAGATACCCGCACCTGACCACAATCTGAACATTGGCTCCGGCAGCCAGGGGGTTCAAACTGCGGAAATCCTATCCGCCCTGGAAGCAGTTTTGGAGAAGGAAAGCCCCGATTGGGTAATTGTTTACGGTGATACCAACACCACCCTTGCCGGCGCTTTGGCCGCTGCCAAACTCGGGTTGAGGACAGCCCATGTGGAAGCCTGTCTGCGCAGTTTTAACCGGGCTATGCCTGAAGAGATCAACCGCGTGGTGGCTGACCATCTTGCTGACCTGCTTTTATGCCCCACCCCCACGGCTATGGAAAATGCCCGCCGTGAAGGACTGCAAGGCAAGGCCCGTCTGGTGGGCGATATCATGACCGACAGCCTGAAACTGGGTCTGGAACTGGCGGAGGGCTTTTCTGACATTCTAGCCGATCTTTCGCTCCAAGCTGGCTCGTTTTCGCTTCTAACCCTGCACCGTCCTTACAATGTCGACGATCCCGCCCGTCTGGAGCACATCCTGAAAGGCCTGAACTCTCTGGGCAAAACCATCGTGTTTCCAGTTCATCCGCGCACCCGCAACGTTTTGGCGCAGCTTAATCCCAAAAACTTTTCCTGCCTGCGCTTCATCGAGCCTCTCTCTTATCTGGACTTCATCAGCCTGATGGGCGCGGCGGACATGGTCCTGACCGATTCCGGCGGCATCCAGAAAGAGTCCTACATCATAGGCAAACCCTGTGTGACCCTGCGTTCCGAAACCGAATGGACCGAAACCGTGGACACCGGCTGGAATCTCCTCCTGCCCGTGGATTCCAGCTCTTTTCCTAATGCCATCCTGGATTTCCAGCCCCCTTCAGGGCGTCCCGAACTCTACGGCTCCGATGTTTCGAGAAAAATCCTCGATGTGCTGGAGCAATGA
- the udk gene encoding uridine kinase, giving the protein MSHKAHLILIGGGTCSGKTTIAKAIGRRIGSLKTVILSHDNYYRDLSHLSPEERAKVNFDHPDSIDQDYLVHDLKLMLAGEAVNVPDYDFATHSRTEGKLCIAGAEVIILEGIFALYYNELLNLSDLKIFLDSDSDIRLARRLQRDILQRGRDAESVLNQYLETVKPSHQAFIEPTKKNADIIVPGEKEFDRVLYLLNGYLQHVIGSR; this is encoded by the coding sequence ATGTCTCATAAAGCACATCTGATCTTGATCGGAGGCGGCACCTGCAGCGGTAAGACAACCATCGCCAAAGCCATAGGCCGCCGTATCGGAAGCCTTAAAACAGTTATTCTGTCCCATGACAACTATTACCGCGACCTTTCCCATCTGAGCCCGGAAGAGCGCGCGAAGGTCAATTTCGATCACCCCGACTCCATCGACCAGGATTACCTGGTCCACGATCTCAAGCTGATGCTGGCCGGCGAAGCGGTCAACGTTCCGGACTACGATTTTGCCACCCACAGCCGCACCGAGGGCAAGCTCTGCATCGCCGGAGCCGAGGTGATCATCCTCGAAGGCATCTTCGCTCTCTATTACAACGAGCTGCTAAACCTCTCCGACCTTAAGATATTTCTGGATTCTGATTCCGACATCCGCCTCGCCCGACGCCTCCAGAGGGACATCTTGCAACGTGGGCGCGACGCTGAAAGCGTGCTAAACCAGTATCTAGAAACCGTGAAACCCTCACACCAGGCTTTCATCGAACCAACCAAAAAGAACGCCGACATCATCGTCCCCGGCGAAAAGGAATTCGACCGCGTGCTTTACTTGCTCAACGGCTATCTCCAGCACGTGATCGGCTCCAGATGA
- a CDS encoding co-chaperone GroES has translation MKLRPIEEHLVVKPDSAIAEKTVGGIIIPDTAKEKPQIAEVIAVGTDEDLQKIVKVGDRVLFGKYSGTEIEIEGEKLLILSKDDILAIVE, from the coding sequence ATGAAACTCAGACCAATTGAAGAACATCTTGTGGTGAAGCCAGATAGCGCCATCGCTGAAAAGACAGTTGGTGGCATCATCATTCCCGACACCGCCAAGGAAAAGCCCCAGATCGCCGAAGTGATTGCCGTTGGCACCGATGAAGATCTGCAAAAGATCGTCAAAGTGGGCGACAGGGTCCTCTTCGGAAAATACTCCGGCACCGAGATCGAAATCGAAGGGGAAAAACTGCTCATCCTTTCCAAGGACGATATTCTTGCCATTGTGGAGTAA
- the trxA gene encoding thioredoxin, with protein sequence MMLEITSQNFEAEVMQSELPVLVDFWAPWCGPCKALGPTVEKIAAETEGKVKVAKCNIDSASDIATRLSIMSIPTLLVFHKGEVAAQLIGLVQKDKIMDKLRPYL encoded by the coding sequence ATGATGCTGGAGATCACAAGCCAAAATTTCGAAGCGGAAGTGATGCAGTCCGAACTGCCCGTTCTGGTTGATTTCTGGGCGCCCTGGTGCGGTCCCTGCAAGGCTTTGGGGCCAACCGTGGAAAAGATCGCCGCCGAAACCGAGGGCAAGGTCAAGGTTGCCAAATGCAACATCGACAGCGCCTCGGATATCGCCACCCGTCTATCCATTATGTCCATTCCCACCCTTTTGGTCTTCCACAAAGGTGAGGTTGCCGCGCAGCTTATCGGGCTGGTGCAGAAAGACAAGATCATGGACAAACTCCGTCCCTATCTCTAA
- a CDS encoding DUF4886 domain-containing protein has translation MKRLPLLLLIPLLLLFACEHGTQPEAHGEMPVRINLEPALAHGLNVTQVSVTITKGGFSHQMDLPIVGSMAEGTFTDLEMGTYAIDVAVYNDTLLIATGSGTGIVKPGETTTVHITLHFVPGGLEVTINWGLPYEESRRVLLVGNSHTYFNGGVDAHLQALVNAAHPEWRVVVDARTGGGYTLENHCNDPNTLTAIATGDWDLVVLQEQSSRPQTDPSLFYQYAAQLNTAINQAGALTGFYMTWAWRNNPEMYEPIRDAYYYIGAYLDALVLPAGVAFHNAHQDTLSFSLYASDNYHPSIYGTYLVACTMLAGIWNINPVGNSYRPPEISPAHALLLQTIAWDTVQGETHKAGQRCPLPPLAKPLEVLPSQIIPRDELAA, from the coding sequence ATGAAAAGATTACCTTTGCTTTTGCTAATTCCGCTGTTGTTGCTATTCGCTTGTGAACACGGCACCCAGCCTGAAGCCCACGGAGAAATGCCCGTGCGGATCAATCTGGAACCGGCCCTGGCCCATGGCCTGAACGTCACGCAGGTGAGTGTGACCATCACCAAGGGCGGTTTTTCCCATCAAATGGACCTTCCAATTGTAGGAAGCATGGCTGAAGGAACGTTTACCGACCTTGAGATGGGCACTTACGCCATCGATGTCGCCGTTTACAACGATACCCTGCTGATCGCCACGGGAAGCGGAACCGGGATTGTCAAACCAGGCGAAACCACGACCGTCCATATCACTTTACACTTCGTCCCCGGCGGCCTGGAGGTCACGATCAACTGGGGCCTGCCCTACGAAGAGAGCCGGCGGGTTCTGCTGGTTGGAAACAGCCATACCTATTTCAATGGAGGCGTGGATGCCCATTTACAGGCCCTTGTCAACGCGGCGCATCCGGAATGGCGTGTCGTTGTGGATGCCAGGACCGGGGGCGGCTACACCCTGGAAAACCATTGCAATGATCCGAACACACTAACCGCCATCGCCACAGGGGATTGGGATTTGGTGGTCCTTCAGGAGCAAAGCAGCCGACCCCAAACCGATCCCAGCCTCTTCTACCAATACGCCGCCCAACTCAACACTGCCATAAACCAAGCCGGAGCCCTGACAGGGTTTTACATGACCTGGGCCTGGCGTAACAATCCGGAAATGTATGAACCCATACGGGACGCGTATTACTATATTGGCGCCTATCTGGACGCGTTGGTCCTGCCGGCCGGGGTGGCTTTCCACAACGCCCACCAGGATACGCTTTCCTTCAGTCTGTATGCCTCGGACAACTACCATCCCAGCATCTACGGAACCTACTTGGTGGCCTGCACCATGCTGGCCGGAATCTGGAACATCAATCCCGTCGGCAACAGCTACCGCCCTCCGGAAATCAGCCCCGCGCATGCTCTGCTGCTGCAAACCATAGCCTGGGACACCGTGCAGGGAGAAACCCACAAAGCGGGACAGAGATGTCCATTGCCGCCTTTGGCAAAACCGCTTGAGGTTTTGCCGTCCCAGATCATCCCGCGTGACGAACTGGCGGCCTGA
- the surE gene encoding 5'/3'-nucleotidase SurE yields MKIMLCNDDGVFALGIRTLATHLREAGHELIIVAPDRERSAASHSITLRRDLRMKQLQPNEYSVDGTPVDCVVVATQKILKEVPDLVISGINAGQNMGEDVLYSGTVAAALEASLLGCKAIAVSINSYQGQNFDTAAGWMVKLLEMGVDTIIPERGILNINFPNVVSSEIKGVRLTNTGHRKYYNFIKVIEELEDGFVYRIGGDLPDWEIQKGTDAEAIADNFISITPLGASLTLGDAFPSILEWLETNSLLRIENA; encoded by the coding sequence ATGAAGATAATGTTATGTAACGATGACGGAGTTTTCGCTCTGGGCATCAGGACCTTGGCCACTCATCTCAGGGAGGCCGGGCATGAGCTGATTATCGTGGCGCCGGACCGGGAACGCAGCGCGGCTTCGCATTCGATAACCCTGCGCCGGGACTTGAGAATGAAACAATTGCAGCCAAATGAATACAGCGTGGACGGCACCCCGGTGGATTGCGTCGTGGTGGCCACCCAGAAAATCCTGAAAGAAGTGCCGGACCTGGTGATCTCAGGCATCAACGCTGGGCAGAACATGGGCGAGGACGTTCTCTACTCCGGAACTGTTGCTGCCGCCTTGGAAGCCAGCCTCTTGGGCTGCAAGGCCATAGCCGTTTCCATCAATTCATATCAGGGGCAGAATTTTGACACAGCAGCCGGCTGGATGGTGAAGCTGCTGGAAATGGGAGTGGACACAATCATTCCAGAGCGCGGCATCCTGAACATCAATTTTCCCAATGTGGTCTCCTCAGAAATAAAAGGTGTCAGGCTAACCAACACGGGACACCGCAAGTATTACAATTTCATCAAGGTGATCGAAGAACTTGAGGACGGCTTTGTTTACCGTATCGGCGGAGACCTGCCCGATTGGGAAATCCAGAAGGGAACAGATGCCGAGGCCATCGCCGATAACTTCATTTCCATCACTCCGTTGGGAGCCAGCCTTACTCTTGGCGACGCTTTTCCCAGCATCCTGGAATGGCTGGAGACCAACTCCCTGCTCCGGATTGAGAATGCCTGA
- a CDS encoding protein-L-isoaspartate(D-aspartate) O-methyltransferase — translation MRFEDQRALLAKDLARSGITDERVLAAFAKVPREVYVLPQYRDYAYRNQPLPIELAQTISQPLMIAIMLQYLELRDTDTVLEIGTGSGYQSALLAELAQTVCTVERLEALSLKAQGILKEQGYKNIHFRIGDGAQGWQKAYPAFREFNKIVVSAAATEIPPRLKEQLAVDGILVVPVGSGYYQILNKVVRTAEGFTTSEHGGCTFVPLIST, via the coding sequence ATGCGGTTTGAAGACCAGCGAGCGCTTTTGGCGAAGGACCTGGCCCGTTCCGGGATCACGGATGAACGAGTGTTGGCCGCTTTCGCCAAAGTGCCCCGTGAGGTCTATGTGTTGCCTCAATACAGGGATTACGCCTACCGCAACCAACCTCTGCCCATCGAACTGGCCCAAACCATATCCCAGCCTTTGATGATAGCCATCATGCTGCAGTATCTGGAACTCAGGGATACGGACACAGTGCTGGAAATCGGCACCGGTAGCGGCTATCAGAGCGCCTTGTTGGCCGAACTGGCACAAACCGTCTGCACTGTGGAGCGGCTGGAAGCCCTTTCTCTAAAAGCCCAGGGCATACTTAAAGAACAGGGTTATAAAAACATCCATTTCCGCATCGGCGACGGCGCCCAAGGTTGGCAAAAGGCCTATCCAGCCTTCAGGGAATTCAACAAGATTGTGGTAAGTGCCGCTGCTACAGAGATTCCCCCGCGCCTCAAAGAACAACTGGCAGTTGACGGCATTCTGGTTGTGCCCGTGGGAAGTGGTTATTACCAGATCCTGAACAAAGTGGTCCGCACTGCCGAAGGCTTCACCACTAGCGAACACGGCGGCTGCACTTTCGTGCCGCTTATCAGCACATGA
- a CDS encoding cyclic nucleotide-binding domain-containing protein yields MASKLLLWFKRLFTAADAHKELLRYSLFKDLNSHQRALVASFLHNREFRAGESVFERGNPLEVIYFVESGEMEVSPLFEGEGSTVLKKNQFIGVLDLFSGKKRLSSVKALTDLKLKALSVDDLQEMLARDPALGVKLLQACCCFLGGYIRSRIR; encoded by the coding sequence TTGGCTTCAAAACTATTGCTTTGGTTCAAGCGTCTGTTCACTGCCGCGGATGCTCACAAAGAACTGCTGCGCTATTCTCTTTTCAAAGATCTTAATTCCCATCAGCGTGCTTTGGTGGCCAGTTTTCTGCACAACAGGGAATTTCGGGCCGGGGAGAGTGTTTTCGAGCGTGGCAATCCGCTGGAAGTGATATATTTCGTGGAATCAGGCGAAATGGAGGTATCACCCCTCTTCGAGGGCGAAGGGTCGACTGTGCTGAAAAAGAACCAATTCATCGGTGTGCTGGACCTGTTTTCCGGCAAAAAACGGCTCAGCAGCGTCAAGGCTCTCACGGACCTGAAGCTGAAAGCTCTCTCTGTGGATGACCTGCAGGAAATGCTGGCCCGTGACCCTGCCCTTGGAGTAAAACTCCTTCAAGCCTGCTGCTGCTTCCTGGGTGGATACATCCGGAGCCGCATCCGCTAA
- a CDS encoding AI-2E family transporter produces the protein MNWNRLIFTIIILAACILAFIFYRPLLMYLLLSLVLANFLDPVITWMEYKRVPRWLGTLIVYLVILGLLAWLIATYVPVLIREGNQFLALLGRTDRPLLQTILELPGFKSLHEFVESLDHSVPQMGLLTRFETFLETAVTKISEFPQLLISNYQSILGSLAMVLMVPIFSFFLLSDKKCIRRGMMSLVPNKYFEISLILLKKVDENVGNYLRAILLEMLAVGIMSTIALGMLGVPYSVVIGAIAGLTNIIPYIGPWLGGFIAVLVILFSGMPSVNILWACIAMFLVQQVDNYVVYPAIVGKTMKMQPLLVILTVLAGSYFGGVFGMLFSVPLVYMIFSLLTATQKYLKEFRII, from the coding sequence ATGAACTGGAACCGGCTCATCTTCACCATCATCATCCTGGCAGCCTGCATATTGGCCTTCATTTTTTACCGGCCGCTGCTGATGTACCTTCTGCTGTCGCTGGTGTTGGCCAATTTTCTGGATCCTGTCATTACCTGGATGGAATACAAACGAGTGCCTCGATGGCTGGGAACGCTGATCGTCTATTTGGTCATCCTGGGCTTGCTGGCCTGGCTGATCGCTACCTATGTGCCAGTGCTGATCCGGGAAGGCAATCAGTTCCTGGCCCTGCTTGGCCGAACAGACAGACCGCTGCTGCAAACGATCCTGGAACTGCCCGGCTTCAAGTCGCTTCACGAGTTTGTGGAAAGCCTCGACCATTCGGTTCCCCAGATGGGTTTGCTCACTCGGTTCGAGACTTTTCTGGAGACCGCAGTAACCAAGATCAGTGAATTCCCCCAACTCCTGATTTCCAACTATCAGTCCATACTTGGCTCTCTTGCCATGGTGCTGATGGTGCCCATATTCTCGTTTTTCCTGCTAAGCGACAAAAAATGCATCCGCCGCGGCATGATGAGCCTCGTGCCAAACAAGTATTTCGAGATTTCACTGATCCTGCTGAAGAAGGTCGATGAGAACGTGGGTAATTATCTGCGCGCCATCCTGCTGGAGATGCTGGCGGTTGGCATCATGTCAACAATTGCGCTTGGCATGCTTGGGGTACCCTACTCAGTGGTGATCGGCGCCATTGCAGGCCTAACCAACATCATTCCCTACATCGGCCCCTGGCTGGGAGGCTTTATCGCCGTCTTGGTCATCCTGTTCAGCGGCATGCCGTCGGTGAACATTCTCTGGGCCTGCATTGCCATGTTCCTGGTGCAGCAGGTTGACAACTACGTGGTCTATCCCGCCATTGTGGGAAAAACCATGAAAATGCAACCTTTGTTGGTGATCCTTACGGTATTGGCCGGCAGCTATTTTGGCGGCGTGTTCGGCATGCTGTTCTCCGTGCCTTTGGTTTACATGATCTTCAGCCTGCTCACGGCTACCCAAAAGTATTTGAAAGAATTCCGTATTATCTGA
- a CDS encoding pyridoxal phosphate-dependent aminotransferase family protein, translated as MSLIDKRHSFQDAKRAIAAGYYPYFREISSEQDTEVICNGQKMLMLGSNSYLGLTTHPKVKEASIAAVKKYGSGCAGSRFLNGTLDIHIQLEEELARLVGKGAALAYPTGYQANLGCISAIVNRDEFMITDKFDHASIIDGCALSLGTMLRYNHNDMAALERALKKTDGKNSLVIVDGIFSMEGDIANLPEIVKLCQKYGASLMVDEAHSLGVLGKKGAGAAEHFGLIAETDLIMGTFSKSLASVGGFIAADEEVIHYLKHKSRALIFSASLPPASTASVLAALKIMESEPERIERLWEITHYMLREFQAMGYDTGTSCTPVIPLHVGEMKVAFEMWKRLGEEGVFINPVVPPAVPPNSCLIRTSFMATHTNEQLDFALDKFRTIGKQLGVI; from the coding sequence ATGAGTCTGATCGACAAACGTCACTCCTTCCAAGACGCCAAACGCGCTATCGCTGCCGGCTATTATCCTTATTTCCGGGAAATATCTTCGGAACAGGATACCGAGGTTATCTGCAACGGCCAGAAAATGCTTATGCTCGGTTCCAACAGCTATCTGGGGCTCACCACTCATCCCAAGGTGAAGGAAGCCTCCATCGCCGCGGTGAAAAAATATGGCAGTGGCTGTGCCGGATCGCGCTTCCTGAACGGCACCCTGGACATTCACATCCAGCTTGAGGAGGAACTCGCCCGTCTCGTTGGAAAAGGCGCCGCGCTGGCCTATCCAACAGGATACCAAGCCAACCTGGGCTGCATCTCCGCGATAGTGAACAGAGACGAGTTCATGATCACCGACAAGTTTGACCATGCCTCGATCATCGACGGCTGCGCGCTCTCGCTGGGCACCATGCTGCGTTACAACCACAATGACATGGCTGCTCTGGAGCGAGCTCTGAAAAAGACAGACGGCAAAAACAGCCTGGTCATCGTGGACGGAATTTTCTCCATGGAAGGCGACATCGCCAATCTGCCGGAAATAGTGAAGCTCTGCCAGAAATACGGAGCCAGCCTGATGGTGGACGAAGCCCATTCTCTAGGCGTTTTGGGTAAAAAGGGGGCCGGCGCCGCCGAGCATTTTGGCCTCATCGCCGAGACAGACCTGATCATGGGGACCTTCAGCAAATCTTTGGCCTCCGTGGGCGGCTTCATCGCCGCAGACGAAGAGGTGATCCACTATCTGAAGCACAAATCCCGTGCCCTGATCTTTTCCGCTTCGTTGCCCCCGGCCTCCACAGCCAGCGTGTTGGCAGCATTGAAGATCATGGAGTCCGAACCGGAGCGGATCGAACGCCTTTGGGAAATCACACACTACATGCTAAGAGAGTTTCAGGCAATGGGTTACGACACCGGGACATCCTGCACACCGGTGATTCCGCTACATGTGGGCGAGATGAAGGTCGCCTTTGAAATGTGGAAACGCCTTGGCGAAGAGGGCGTCTTTATCAATCCCGTTGTGCCGCCGGCCGTTCCGCCAAACTCCTGTCTCATCCGCACATCCTTTATGGCCACCCACACGAATGAACAACTGGATTTCGCCCTGGACAAGTTCCGCACCATCGGGAAGCAACTCGGCGTAATTTGA
- a CDS encoding phosphoenolpyruvate carboxykinase (ATP) encodes MASKSSAEYYGSLKEMSPIRAIAETLMNNDKVRKIDIRQAYEMAKKQPGITVTDLPVYPEFVKLHNLPADAKVLDDCHGNIIGRTAKARRFYHRLDASKKNKLEGDFREAVWQMQHYPLVKAEAILGMDKDLMLKATFITTESDVANLYNWLLNFAPYEQLKEQYEASPKLPIQDIILIAFNEWTCDDPFYNNVGAPQLALVDEKHNVIVNLGMRYFGERKKGTLTLAWTSGIRIGMAACHGGIKELDFSTCDDPKFHALGKRSIAFYGLSGTGKSSHTNSHDNAGTMPQGVSKVVLHDDAFQIDLENKICRVWEPTLFDKTDSRPPDHPDWKYALAVMNHAVVELDGKRIPIGQDTRNQNGRALLDRSLLGNYVNRCAFPKALVWLMKDSALPPILKLADKHLAIAMGAALMTQRNRAENVTEDELKKLVFEPFANPFRVYELYRDVEAFIQVADNGADFYCFNSRGYWKESDEVLEAIPLKTSLTLQTAILLDQLQWEPWTALPGAMIPTRESIEKILPGYYDLYDPAKRGNLDKYQELLKDRFQQRRDFLMGSDLQEKPELQKLVVDALNLKI; translated from the coding sequence ATGGCCAGTAAAAGCAGTGCCGAATATTACGGCAGCCTGAAAGAGATGTCTCCGATCCGCGCCATCGCCGAGACGCTCATGAACAACGACAAAGTGCGCAAAATCGACATCCGCCAAGCCTATGAAATGGCGAAGAAACAGCCCGGCATAACCGTTACCGACCTCCCCGTCTATCCGGAATTTGTGAAACTGCACAATCTTCCCGCTGATGCCAAAGTGTTGGACGACTGCCACGGCAACATCATTGGCCGCACCGCGAAAGCCCGCCGTTTTTACCATCGCCTAGACGCCAGCAAGAAAAACAAGCTGGAAGGCGACTTCCGCGAAGCAGTATGGCAAATGCAGCACTACCCGCTGGTTAAGGCTGAGGCGATCCTCGGAATGGACAAAGACCTGATGCTAAAAGCCACCTTCATCACCACGGAGAGCGACGTCGCCAACCTTTACAACTGGCTGCTGAACTTCGCGCCTTACGAACAGCTCAAAGAACAGTATGAAGCCAGCCCCAAACTGCCCATCCAGGACATCATCCTCATCGCCTTCAACGAATGGACCTGCGACGATCCTTTCTACAACAACGTCGGCGCGCCCCAGTTGGCCCTCGTGGACGAAAAGCACAACGTGATCGTCAACCTGGGCATGCGCTATTTCGGTGAAAGGAAAAAAGGCACCCTCACCCTGGCCTGGACTTCCGGCATCCGCATCGGCATGGCCGCTTGTCACGGTGGCATCAAGGAACTGGATTTCTCCACCTGCGACGACCCCAAATTCCACGCCCTCGGCAAACGCTCCATCGCCTTCTACGGCCTCTCCGGCACGGGAAAATCCTCCCACACGAACAGCCACGACAACGCCGGCACCATGCCTCAGGGTGTGTCCAAAGTTGTGCTTCACGACGACGCCTTCCAGATCGACCTGGAAAACAAGATCTGCCGCGTGTGGGAACCCACCCTCTTTGACAAGACGGACAGCCGTCCGCCGGACCATCCGGACTGGAAATATGCCCTCGCCGTGATGAACCACGCGGTTGTGGAACTCGACGGCAAGCGGATCCCCATCGGCCAGGACACCCGCAACCAAAACGGCCGTGCCCTGCTCGACCGCTCCCTGTTGGGCAATTACGTGAACCGCTGCGCTTTCCCCAAGGCTTTGGTCTGGCTGATGAAAGACTCCGCGCTGCCTCCCATCCTCAAACTGGCGGACAAACACCTTGCCATCGCCATGGGCGCTGCGCTCATGACCCAGCGCAACCGGGCCGAGAACGTCACCGAGGACGAGCTTAAAAAACTGGTCTTCGAGCCTTTCGCCAATCCATTCCGCGTTTATGAGCTTTACCGCGACGTCGAAGCTTTCATTCAGGTGGCCGACAACGGTGCGGATTTCTATTGCTTCAACTCCCGCGGTTACTGGAAAGAATCTGACGAAGTGCTGGAAGCCATTCCGCTCAAAACCTCCCTCACCCTCCAGACCGCCATCCTGCTCGACCAACTGCAGTGGGAACCCTGGACCGCCCTGCCCGGAGCGATGATTCCCACCCGCGAAAGCATCGAAAAGATCCTGCCCGGTTATTACGACCTCTACGATCCGGCCAAACGCGGCAACCTGGACAAATACCAGGAACTGCTGAAAGACCGCTTCCAGCAGCGCCGCGATTTCCTTATGGGCAGCGACCTCCAGGAAAAACCCGAACTCCAGAAACTGGTGGTGGATGCCCTCAACCTGAAAATCTGA